In bacterium, the DNA window ATATGTAGCTGTATAATTAAACATGATCCCCTGTTGGAGAGCGGTTAATGCGCCCTTTGTTTTTACGGTGTAAAATTCGCCGGAATAAGTAAATTTTTGGCTTGACACAAGTTATGTTAAGAATATATACTTTCCAACCTGTATTCTATTATATAAAGAGTTATTCGGAGGTTCATAAAATGTACGCGGTAATTGAGACTGGAAGCAAGCAGTATAAAGTTGAAGAAGGCGACATCATTGATATCGAGCTTATCGGGAAGAAAGCAGGGGAAAAAGTTGATTTTGAAAAGATTCTTCTTGTTGCTGATAAAAATGATGTGAAAGTCGGGACGCCTCTGGTAAAGGATGCTAAAGTTACCGGTGAAATTTTAGCTGAGAAAAAAGGCCGAAAACTGATTGCTTTTTTCTACCGGAGAAGGAAAGATTCAAAAAGAAAAGTGGGACACAGGCAAAAGTGCCTTAGTGTTAAAATTTCTGAGATTTCCGCGAAATAGTAACGGAGGATTTTTCATATGGCGCATAAAAAGGGAATGGGAAGCACCAGGAACGGGCGCGACAGCATATCTAAGCGTCTGGGCGTAAAAATGTATGGCGGGCAACAGATAAAGTGCGGGAATATTATCCTGCGCCAAAGAGGGACAAAATTCAAGCCCGGAGTCAATGTTGGACGCGGAAGCGACGATACATTATTTGCCAGGGTTGACGGTGTAGTGCATTTTAACAAAAGAATTGTGAGTGTATTACCTTCGAGCAGTAAATAATTTTTAAAATGAAAAACTTTGAATAACACGGGTGACCGGCAATATAGTTCATCCGTGTTATTTTTATTTTCAGGGATGTATTTATGGTAAAACCAAAATCATTTATTGACAGGATTGAAATAGTTGCCTGCGGGGGTGACGGCGGAAACGGGTGTATGAGTTTTCGCAGGGAAAAATATGTCCCCAGGGGCGGTCCTAACGGCGGTGACGGCGGAAACGGCGGCAATGTTGTTTTAATTGCGGATAAGAATCCTTACACGCTTCTGGATTTTTATTATAACCCCCAATTGAAAGCTAAGGGGGGAGAAAACGGCAAAGGCAAAATGATGACGGGTGAAGACGGAAAAAATATTATAAGCAGGGTTCCAATAGGGACAGTTGTCAAAGATCCTGAAACAGGGATCATACTTTGCGATTTGGTTAATGACGGCCAGGCTTATATTGCCGCTAAGGGCGGCCGGGGCGGCCGGGGAAATGCCTGTTTTAAGACAGCCACAGAGCAGGCGCCGAGATATGCCGAAAAGGGCAAACCCGGTGAGAATATCAAATTATTACTTGAGCTTAAGATAGTTGCTGATATAGGGCTTGTGGGTTTTCCTAATGCGGGGAAATCGACGCTGATAGCGGCAATTTCGTCGGCAAGGCCTAAAATTGCGGATTATCCTTTTACTACACTTGTGCCGAATTTAGGTGTTGTTTATGTGAATAATGATAAAAGTTTTACGGTAGCGGATATTCCGGGTCTTATTCAGGGAGCTCACAA includes these proteins:
- the rplU gene encoding 50S ribosomal protein L21; this encodes MYAVIETGSKQYKVEEGDIIDIELIGKKAGEKVDFEKILLVADKNDVKVGTPLVKDAKVTGEILAEKKGRKLIAFFYRRRKDSKRKVGHRQKCLSVKISEISAK
- the rpmA gene encoding 50S ribosomal protein L27: MAHKKGMGSTRNGRDSISKRLGVKMYGGQQIKCGNIILRQRGTKFKPGVNVGRGSDDTLFARVDGVVHFNKRIVSVLPSSSK
- the obgE gene encoding GTPase ObgE, producing the protein MVKPKSFIDRIEIVACGGDGGNGCMSFRREKYVPRGGPNGGDGGNGGNVVLIADKNPYTLLDFYYNPQLKAKGGENGKGKMMTGEDGKNIISRVPIGTVVKDPETGIILCDLVNDGQAYIAAKGGRGGRGNACFKTATEQAPRYAEKGKPGENIKLLLELKIVADIGLVGFPNAGKSTLIAAISSARPKIADYPFTTLVPNLGVVYVNNDKSFTVADIPGLIQGAHKNAGLGHDFLRHIERTRAILYVINLKPFEDRKPSDEYTILYEELKYHKKELIQKPFLIVLNKVDLIENEKEIDEFIKAAGVKKESVISVSAKQRINLEKLVEQVGDLIENKNI